A part of Flavobacteriales bacterium genomic DNA contains:
- a CDS encoding T9SS type A sorting domain-containing protein — protein sequence MKTNKEILKKLASYSTVAGAVIGVNTNVDAALVVYNLDPDSSLFNPQDTAIFFEINLNNTGADSDDVTDFAIIMNKFDTASYASGVGQGIAIYAYTSNRVAGTFSTYVFGASSGYTNTNFYLKAIPLSSGSSVNSTLALSDNAPQVSGGIFWNSYTNTLVWGYDSKPGSSWANFGGAVDKYIGLRFVTWGDSTVTLLQNGAGDADSLDIDGFTINDTTWATTEYYGWVLMDVGTDGYFYTVKAWAYNDVPGQPALCIGAGLQNPTGTQELPELEDVSVYAFNGTINITASTTLNDGNVRITNSSGQSVLTTSISGTSKSIDVSNLNTGI from the coding sequence ATGAAAACGAACAAAGAAATTCTTAAAAAACTGGCTAGCTACTCCACAGTTGCAGGTGCAGTTATTGGAGTAAACACTAACGTAGATGCCGCATTAGTAGTTTATAATTTAGATCCCGATTCTTCTCTTTTCAACCCCCAGGATACGGCTATATTTTTTGAAATAAACCTAAATAACACAGGAGCCGATAGTGATGACGTTACGGATTTCGCGATTATCATGAACAAATTCGACACAGCCTCTTACGCTTCTGGCGTTGGTCAAGGTATTGCAATATATGCGTACACTTCCAACAGAGTGGCAGGAACATTTTCTACTTATGTGTTTGGTGCTTCTTCAGGATATACCAATACTAACTTTTACTTAAAGGCTATTCCATTAAGCAGTGGTTCATCCGTTAACTCTACCTTAGCATTATCTGATAACGCTCCTCAAGTTTCTGGTGGAATATTCTGGAATTCCTATACAAATACCTTAGTATGGGGCTATGATTCAAAGCCAGGTAGTTCCTGGGCAAATTTCGGTGGTGCAGTAGATAAATATATCGGATTACGTTTTGTTACATGGGGAGACTCTACAGTTACTCTTTTACAAAATGGCGCCGGCGATGCCGATTCATTAGATATTGATGGCTTCACAATAAATGACACAACATGGGCGACAACAGAATATTACGGTTGGGTTCTTATGGATGTAGGAACAGATGGATACTTCTACACCGTTAAAGCATGGGCTTACAACGATGTTCCTGGTCAACCAGCACTATGCATAGGTGCAGGATTACAAAACCCTACTGGAACACAAGAGCTTCCTGAACTAGAAGATGTTTCGGTTTATGCATTTAACGGAACGATAAATATTACAGCGAGCACTACATTAAATGATGGTAACGTTCGAATTACCAATTCATCTGGACAATCTGTTCTTACTACCTCTATTTCTGGCAC
- a CDS encoding T9SS type A sorting domain-containing protein produces MNNSNDLLKKISSYSTVATVAVLALPSSINAELITHQLDPDSTLFNPQDTSIIFAININSTGANADDVIDFVFTMSKVDSAAYGTEIGQNIGIYAYTSNKILGNTSTFQSVNDIDGTTYTGTYNLPIVKSTGSYIGSTATSVGTGETPLFWNSYTNILVWGYTSKPSNSWGNWGGTIAQYLGLKFVTWGDSTLTPISNAAGNGDSLDNNGMVVNDTTWETTEFYGWILMDVAVDGWDFTVRAWAYNDTPGESAECKIVSINEIDINKNVSIYSHGRTINVSTEGLPNPDGKISIFDITGKLIQQQPLDNDVYSLSLLDEQAGVYFVKVEANGGSTSKKIFIE; encoded by the coding sequence ATGAATAACAGCAACGATCTACTTAAAAAAATCTCCTCCTACTCTACTGTTGCAACCGTTGCTGTTCTGGCTCTTCCAAGTTCAATTAACGCAGAACTAATTACTCACCAACTAGATCCTGATTCGACCTTATTTAATCCACAAGATACATCCATAATTTTTGCGATAAATATTAACAGCACTGGTGCCAATGCCGACGATGTTATAGACTTTGTATTTACTATGAGTAAAGTAGATAGTGCGGCTTACGGAACTGAAATAGGACAAAATATTGGGATCTATGCATATACATCTAACAAAATACTAGGCAATACAAGCACATTTCAAAGTGTTAACGATATTGATGGTACAACCTATACAGGTACCTATAATTTACCAATTGTAAAAAGTACGGGGTCTTATATTGGATCTACAGCTACTTCTGTAGGAACCGGAGAAACACCTTTATTCTGGAACAGCTATACTAACATTCTCGTGTGGGGCTACACATCCAAGCCAAGTAATTCATGGGGTAACTGGGGAGGCACTATAGCTCAATATTTAGGATTAAAATTCGTGACATGGGGAGATTCAACCCTTACACCAATATCAAATGCAGCCGGTAATGGCGATTCACTAGACAATAACGGAATGGTAGTAAACGACACAACCTGGGAAACAACCGAATTCTATGGATGGATATTAATGGATGTGGCAGTTGATGGATGGGATTTTACTGTTAGAGCTTGGGCCTATAACGATACGCCTGGTGAATCTGCTGAATGCAAAATTGTTTCGATAAACGAAATAGATATAAATAAGAATGTATCTATTTATAGCCATGGCAGAACAATAAATGTGAGTACAGAAGGCTTACCAAACCCCGATGGAAAAATTTCAATATTCGATATCACTGGAAAATTAATTCAACAGCAACCTTTAGATAACGATGTATATAGTTTATCTCTTTTGGATGAGCAAGCTGGTGTTTACTTCGTAAAAGTCGAAGCAAATGGAGGCTCTACTTCTAAGAAGATCTTTATCGAATAA